The Arachidicoccus terrestris genome includes the window CAACGTATTACAACGGATTGGCGGATCCGCAAGAAATTTAAGTCCGAATACAGCAGCAGCCCTTGCATCGACTTTATTATCTGCTGGGGAAAGCGCAGAAAATGCCGGAACCGGTATAAACGCAATGCTAAATAGGCTTGGAGCGGCAACCATGCAAGCAAAGAAGTTTCAGGATGGCATGGAACTTTTAGGGTTGTCTTCCCAAAGAATCCAAAAACAAATGTCAGACAAATCTACAGCCAAAAGTGCCATTCTGGAAGTTTTCGACAAAATATCTCAATTAAGGCCAGAAAAACAAACAGAAGCCTTGGTAAGATTATTCGGAAATGAACAGGGGCCGAAACTTACAAAGTTGGCATTAAACGTTGGGGAGTTGCGCCGTGAAATGGAAATGGTTAACGGCCAACAAAAAGGGTCAATGGATAAGGAATATCAAAAGCGTCTTGCATCTAGCAGTGCCCAGATGCAAATATTTAGAAATAAAATATCCGAAGTCGCTGTCCGGGTTGGAACTGTATTATTGCCGTCGTTAAATAAATTAATGACATCTATCGGCGGCATAATGGAAAAAGTCAGCCGATTTGTCGAAATACACCCAACTTTAGTATCGGGATTAGTAAAGGCAGCGGCAGTCGCATCTGCATTAGCACTTGCAGGCGGCTATCTTTCCCTAGTTTTTGGAGGTATATTTAAATTATTTAGCATAGGTAGCCGTGTAATTAGCTTCCTTGTGAGTGCGTTTAATGTGCTAAAAACAACATTCATGGTCTTGCGGGTTGTCGTAATGGCATTCCCTATTGTTGGTTGGATAATGGCGATTGCTACTGCTGTTTTCTTTATCATCAAATATTGGACTCCAATAAGTAAATTCTTTGTTATGGTCTGGCAAAAGGTCAAACTGGCTTTTTCTGCCGCATGGCAATGGATCAAGAAAATGTTTTTGAACTATACCCCCTATGGGCTAATAATTAAACATTGGTCCAAAATAACGGGATTCTTTTCCGGGATGTGGGGGAAGGTTAGAAATATATTTAATGGGGCTGTAAATTGGGTAATGGGGCTTGGAAAGACATTCTATAATGCCGGTGTGAATATTATCAACAGTCTATGGAAAGGCATTAAAAGCATGGCCCACAAGCCTATAGAAGCCATGCACAAAGTAGTAAGCAAGATTCGAAAAATGCTACCGTTCAGCCCAGCAAAAGAAGGCCCGCTGCGGGATATTAATAAGATCCGTCTGGTAGAAACAATTGCTGAAAACATCCGCCCAGCGTCAATGATTAATGCCATGCGAAATACGGCATTTGGCGTAATGAACTTCCTACGGAACCCAGGGACCGGAATGCCGCAACTTGCCGCATCAGGTGTTCATGCCGGTGGGGGATTTACAATGAATGTAACGGTTCACCTTTCCGGATCTGCCACGGCTGCCGATGGGAAGGCAGTAAGTGATGCAGTTAAAAAAGAATTTCCCAAATGGATCAGAGAATATGAGAGACAGAAAGGCCGAATATCATTTATTTAATTAGCATGTAATGTACGCACAGTTAGGAACCAATATATTTGAAAATCTGAAAAGCTTTACCGACTATTATCGGGGATCCGGTGTCACTTACGCCGAACAACCGTTAATAGACGATAAGCCAGATCTGCAATTTACGGGGGCTAATCTGGACGAACTTTCCTTGCGGATGCGGCTGCATGTCACTTTCTGCAATCCGGAAAAGGAATTACAGTCCCTTAAAGACAGCATGAACAATGGGGAAGTATTACCCTTGCTATACGGAAACGGGAAATTAGCCGGTAGCTTTGTTATTACCGACATTCGGGAACGGATAGAAGATGTTGACGGCGTGGGCAATGTATTTTCTTACTTGGTCGACGTTGAATTAAAAGAATATGTGGCAAAAGACAAATTGCAGAGCCAGCAAGCCGAAAACAGAAAAAATGCTACGGCCGTGGGCAATAAAAAGCCGGTGGCCCAGAAAAAGAACAACCCGTCCACGTGTGCGACTACTATTTCCGGGATTATTACAAAGGTTAAAAACCATTCGGACGCAATAAACGGCACCGTTCTTTTGGGTGGTGGCTCCCTTACCACAGAGGGTAAATTTGAAACGTCTTCACATTTGACGGCAATTAAGCTATTATGCCAGGATCTTATTAAACGGACGGGTGATTCAAGTTCCTGCGCCTATGGA containing:
- a CDS encoding phage tail protein, giving the protein MYAQLGTNIFENLKSFTDYYRGSGVTYAEQPLIDDKPDLQFTGANLDELSLRMRLHVTFCNPEKELQSLKDSMNNGEVLPLLYGNGKLAGSFVITDIRERIEDVDGVGNVFSYLVDVELKEYVAKDKLQSQQAENRKNATAVGNKKPVAQKKNNPSTCATTISGIITKVKNHSDAINGTVLLGGGSLTTEGKFETSSHLTAIKLLCQDLIKRTGDSSSCAYGSDGLSGSAESTLSASDSFTASLPVMQPDIILQKNSDLVSAVADLKRNGQSFLTSSILRK
- a CDS encoding phage tail tape measure protein — protein: MALDTTMKIAVILSAYDRMSSVINSSVSNAQKKLASFSAKTNQLAEKSFQTGRQLVTAGLAIGAPIYKAVDAAKEFETKMIDIRKQMNVDSPETVKAMTGDIFRLSKTLPIATGQIQDMVAAGLRMGIAQDKIIDYTKQVTKMSVAFDMPAAEIADSMGKVANVFKIPIDKVGEFADAINYLDDNTIAKGPELINVLQRIGGSARNLSPNTAAALASTLLSAGESAENAGTGINAMLNRLGAATMQAKKFQDGMELLGLSSQRIQKQMSDKSTAKSAILEVFDKISQLRPEKQTEALVRLFGNEQGPKLTKLALNVGELRREMEMVNGQQKGSMDKEYQKRLASSSAQMQIFRNKISEVAVRVGTVLLPSLNKLMTSIGGIMEKVSRFVEIHPTLVSGLVKAAAVASALALAGGYLSLVFGGIFKLFSIGSRVISFLVSAFNVLKTTFMVLRVVVMAFPIVGWIMAIATAVFFIIKYWTPISKFFVMVWQKVKLAFSAAWQWIKKMFLNYTPYGLIIKHWSKITGFFSGMWGKVRNIFNGAVNWVMGLGKTFYNAGVNIINSLWKGIKSMAHKPIEAMHKVVSKIRKMLPFSPAKEGPLRDINKIRLVETIAENIRPASMINAMRNTAFGVMNFLRNPGTGMPQLAASGVHAGGGFTMNVTVHLSGSATAADGKAVSDAVKKEFPKWIREYERQKGRISFI